One genomic segment of Misgurnus anguillicaudatus chromosome 23, ASM2758022v2, whole genome shotgun sequence includes these proteins:
- the LOC129453710 gene encoding uncharacterized protein isoform X2, producing MRCQMKANDCVKKKILRCYTSMTKYGNQMTTDQKATESGSSDRGERVNPEQVNTAADRHGLSSFGPSSPSSGLQKTAGASQGSLEWAGEAARFPRRLPAPRQRGGREINTEKRCCQGSPNAASSHGAMGACVLCFLSLNQISVNSHQLKIGPRAMTFFMRKRESVCGSARGPFQAQHHLIKHRLLENK from the exons GAAGAAGAAGATATTGAGATGCTACACGTCAATGACAAAATATGGCAATCAAATGACCACAGATCAG AAGGCGACGGAGAGTGGGAGTAGCGATCGTGGTGAACGAGTGAACCCGGAGCAGGTGAACACAGCTGCAGACCGCCATGGGCTCTCTTCCTTCGGTCCCAGCTCTCCATCTTCGGGTCTCCAAAAGACAGCAGGGGCCAGCCAGGGATCGTTGGAGTGGGCAGGCGAGGCGGCTCGCTTCCCCCGCCGGCTACCGGCTCCTCGGCAACGAGGAGGGAGAGAAATCAATACTGAGAAGAGATGCTGCCAGGGGTCGCCCAATGCTGCCTCCAGCCATGGAGCCATGGGAGCGTGTGTACTGTGCTTTCTATCTCTCAACCAGATCTCAGTCAACTCGCATCAGCTGAAGATAGGTCCAAGAGCTATGACGTTCTTTatgcgaaagagagagagtgtgtgtggtTCTGCCAGAGGGCCTTTTCAGGCCCAGCATCACTTGATAAAACATCGCCTGCTGGAGAACAAGTAG
- the LOC129453710 gene encoding uncharacterized protein isoform X3: MDLKLEMKLKKKILRCYTSMTKYGNQMTTDQKATESGSSDRGERVNPEQVNTAADRHGLSSFGPSSPSSGLQKTAGASQGSLEWAGEAARFPRRLPAPRQRGGREINTEKRCCQGSPNAASSHGAMGACVLCFLSLNQISVNSHQLKIGPRAMTFFMRKRESVCGSARGPFQAQHHLIKHRLLENK, from the exons ATGGACTTGAAATTGGAAATGAAATT GAAGAAGAAGATATTGAGATGCTACACGTCAATGACAAAATATGGCAATCAAATGACCACAGATCAG AAGGCGACGGAGAGTGGGAGTAGCGATCGTGGTGAACGAGTGAACCCGGAGCAGGTGAACACAGCTGCAGACCGCCATGGGCTCTCTTCCTTCGGTCCCAGCTCTCCATCTTCGGGTCTCCAAAAGACAGCAGGGGCCAGCCAGGGATCGTTGGAGTGGGCAGGCGAGGCGGCTCGCTTCCCCCGCCGGCTACCGGCTCCTCGGCAACGAGGAGGGAGAGAAATCAATACTGAGAAGAGATGCTGCCAGGGGTCGCCCAATGCTGCCTCCAGCCATGGAGCCATGGGAGCGTGTGTACTGTGCTTTCTATCTCTCAACCAGATCTCAGTCAACTCGCATCAGCTGAAGATAGGTCCAAGAGCTATGACGTTCTTTatgcgaaagagagagagtgtgtgtggtTCTGCCAGAGGGCCTTTTCAGGCCCAGCATCACTTGATAAAACATCGCCTGCTGGAGAACAAGTAG